The Salvia miltiorrhiza cultivar Shanhuang (shh) chromosome 1, IMPLAD_Smil_shh, whole genome shotgun sequence genome has a window encoding:
- the LOC131001256 gene encoding protein POLYCHOME-like, producing MPEARDRLPREDDVMASYSNRRRIIGGGNRNSDVFILEEEAEDQATGTPFRWRGASMVGTPASMGVARRRGGFGSPRFGRSPNFGRSSSLVMGRENMSPVVGRGRGRGGLRGRGSILLPAWYPRKPLRDITAVVRAIERRRARREEGEGLETESPLLQDQIVHDPSVSTSVAQLEQDLSTTSPLPMAGIRHCPPTIGKVPKILLNITNQSEGDLTCLTPQKKLLNNIETVERVVMEELHKLKRTPSAKKAERQKRVRTLMSMR from the exons ATGCCGGAGGCAAGAGACAGATTACCAAGGGAGGACGACGTTATGGCCTCATACAGCAACCGGAGGCGGATCATTGGCGGTGGCAACAGAAATTCGGATGTCTTCATCCTAGAGGAGGAGGCTGAGGATCAAGCTACTGGAACTCCCTTCCGGTGGAGAGGTGCTTCAATGGTGGGTACGCCTGCATCAATGGGGGTTGCTCGTCGAAGGGGTGGCTTTGGAAGTCCAAGATTTGGGCGTTCCCCAAACTTTGGGAGATCATCATCACTGGTCATGGGGCGAGAAAACATGTCCCCTGTGGTGGGAAGAGGCCGTGGTCGAGGTGGTCTCCGAGGGCGAGGAAGCATCCTTTTGCCTGCTTGGTATCCAAGGAAACCTCTCAGGGACATCACTGCTGTAGTGAGG GCAATTGAAAGAAGAAGGGCACGTCGGGAAGAAGGTGAAGGCCTAGAAACTGAGAGTCCTCTACTCCAGGACCAGATAGTTCATGATCCATCTGTATCTACATCAGTTGCTCAGCTCGAGCAAGATCTTTCTACGACTTCCCCACTTCCCATGGCTGGAATTAGGCACTGCCCACCAACCATTGGCAAAGTGCCAAAGATATTGCTCAATATCACCAATCAGAGTGAAGGAGATTTGACTTGCTTAACACCTCAAAAGAAGCTCTTGAACAACATTGAGACAGTTGAACGAGTGGTGATGGAGGAGCTTCATAAGCTAAAGAGAACTCCATCTGCGAAAAAAGCTGAAAGGCAGAAAAGAGTGAGGACATTGATGTCAATGCGCTGA